Proteins encoded in a region of the Thermodesulfovibrionales bacterium genome:
- the rpsS gene encoding 30S ribosomal protein S19 → MPRSLKKGPFVDEKLMKKVNQMVETGEKKIIKTWSRRSTVVPEFIGFTFAVHNGRKFIPVYVTENMVGHKLGEFSPTRTFKGHAGSQKSASKG, encoded by the coding sequence GAAAGGTCCTTTTGTTGATGAGAAGCTGATGAAAAAAGTGAATCAGATGGTCGAAACGGGGGAGAAGAAGATCATCAAGACATGGTCGAGGAGATCCACCGTTGTGCCGGAGTTTATCGGATTTACCTTTGCGGTCCACAATGGCAGGAAGTTTATCCCTGTCTATGTAACGGAAAATATGGTGGGGCATAAACTGGGTGAATTCTCTCCGACAAGAACGTTTAAGGGACATGCGGGTTCACAGAAATCTGCATCGAAGGGTTAA
- the rplV gene encoding 50S ribosomal protein L22 translates to MEAKAILKYARITPRKARRVVDLVRGKKAGEALIALRFMPYRGSAFIEKILKSAMSNAEQKKVVNPEEMVIEKAYVDQGPVMKRMEPRSMGRANVIRKRSSHITLILSEKK, encoded by the coding sequence ATGGAAGCAAAAGCGATATTGAAATATGCAAGGATCACACCAAGGAAGGCAAGAAGGGTCGTCGATCTTGTGAGGGGCAAAAAGGCAGGAGAGGCCCTCATTGCCCTGAGGTTCATGCCTTACCGTGGGTCCGCATTCATCGAGAAGATCCTGAAGTCGGCAATGTCAAATGCCGAGCAGAAGAAGGTGGTAAATCCTGAAGAGATGGTGATCGAAAAGGCCTATGTAGATCAGGGGCCTGTTATGAAGAGGATGGAGCCGAGGTCTATGGGCAGGGCGAACGTTATCAGGAAGAGGTCCTCTCATATAACATTGATTTTGTCAGAGAAAAAATAA